One Scomber japonicus isolate fScoJap1 chromosome 1, fScoJap1.pri, whole genome shotgun sequence DNA window includes the following coding sequences:
- the LOC128362267 gene encoding low choriolytic enzyme-like has product MILQTAVLSILLCSVQSLTLQASFEKSDESSGNTIEEDDFSVSTLIEKANANLGKNPGDPLVMFGDIAVPTDLGNADPCTARGCLWPKATDGNVYVPYRISNQYSARERNTIVQGLRSFAQSTCIRFTPLNRQQDFVDIQSRQGCFSFVGRRGRAQVVSLSRQGCIFQQIVQHELLHALGFNHEQTRSDRDQHVRILLQNVIRGQEHNFRRIQTRNLGTPYDYNSVMHYGRFAFSRNRQPTIVPIPNTNVPIGRATQMSPTDILRVNRLYRCNRTATPSDVEPMKRNQFL; this is encoded by the exons ATGATCCTCCAGACCGCTGTGCTCAGcatcctcctctgctctgtccaGAGCTTGACTCTGCAG GCTTCATTTGAAAAGAGTGATGAATCCTCTG GGAACACCATTGAGGAAGATGATTTCAGTGTCTCCACACTGATAGAGAAAGCCAATGCCAATCTGG GAAAGAACCCTGGTGATCCTCTAGTGATGTTTGGAGACATAGCAGTGCCAACTGATCTAGGGAATGCTGATCCCTGCACCGCACGAGGCTGCCTGTGGCCTAAAGCTACTGACGGCAACGTCTATGTTCCTTACCGCATCTCCAATCAGTACT ccgccagagagagaaacaccATCGTTCAAGGTCTGCGATCATTTGCCCAGTCTACCTGCATCCGCTTCACCCCCTTAAACAGACAGCAGGACTTTGTGGACATCCAGTCTAGACAAGG GTGTTTCTCATTTGTTGGGCGTCGTGGTAGGGCCCAGGTAGTGTCACTGAGTCGCCAGGGGTGTATTTTCCAACAGATTGTCCAACATGAGCTGCTCCATGCCCTGGGCTTCAACCATGAACAGACTCGGTCCGACAGGGACCAGCATGTCCGAATCCTCCTGCAGAACGTCATTCGTG GACAAGAGCACAATTTCAGAAGGATCCAGACAAGGAACCTTGGCACTCCCTATGACTACAACTCTGTCATGCACTACGGAAG GTTTGCCTTCTCTCGTAATAGGCAGCCAACCATTGTTCCCATCCCCAACACCAACGTACCCATTGGCAGGGCCACCCAGATGAGTCCCACTGACATCCTTCGGGTGAACCGTCTTTATCGCTGCA aTAGAACTGCTACCCCATCTGATGTGGAACCTATGAAAAGGAACCAATTCCTCTAG